A window of the Vanessa tameamea isolate UH-Manoa-2023 chromosome 22, ilVanTame1 primary haplotype, whole genome shotgun sequence genome harbors these coding sequences:
- the LOC113398141 gene encoding cilia- and flagella-associated protein 97-like, giving the protein MSLGENLENISGYLDTEFSAGDSNKMKCKQFYQEENNNEVDELSKELSEMGCIVDAVKRPPNICVETCVYEESGSDNENGEKDNDNDDIHYSDEFEEEGSDTEIEQKSKIILNDSPDERDDNRRSVKLSKSQSSMSTHKPPSVSGRSTDYGSISVPPTRHINMSFTNERLREIERHNHILLNKILSARNKKKSSIPNREQPPRRPLPPAAVHRKMQQRKIDHDNMILLKKIQRAKSSACSIRR; this is encoded by the exons ATGTCACTTGGCGAGAACTTAGAGAATATCAGCGGGTACTTAGACACAGAGTTTTCCGCAGGTGAttctaataaaatgaaatgtaaacagTTTTACCAGGAGGAGAACAATAACGAGGTTGATGAATTATCAAAAGAATTGTCTGAAATGGGTTGCATAGTTGATGCTGTTAAACGGCCACCTAATATATGTGTTGAAACTTGTGTGTACGAAGAATCAGGAAGTGATAATGAGAATGGTGAAAAAGATAATGATAATGACGATATACATTATTCAGATGAATTTGAAGAGGAAGGTAGTGACACAGAGATAGAACAGAaaagtaagattattttaaacgatAGCCCAGATGAAAGAGATGACAATAGAAGATCGgttaaattatcaaaaagtCAGTCATCAATGTCTACACATAAACCTCCTTCTGTTTCTGGCAGATCCACTGATTATGG TTCAATATCAGTACCGCCGACACGCCATATTAACATGTCATTCACAAACGAAAGACTACGAGAAATAGAACGACATAACCACATACTTTTAAATAAGATCTTGAGTGCGAGGAATAAGAAAAAATCTTCGATACCAAACCGGGAACAGCCTCCTCGACGTCCGTTGCCCCCGGCCGCTGTACACAGGAAGATGCAGCAGAGGAAAATAGATCATGACAACATG ATATTGCTGAAGAAAATTCAGCGTGCCAAGTCTTCAGCGTGCAGCATCCGCCGTTGA